The genomic window GATGCGGAGGCTGGGTTTGGCGGCCAGTTGAATGTGTTTGAATTAATGAAAGGGATGATTGAAGCCGGAGCAGCAGGTGTCCATTTTGAGGATCAACTGTCTTCAGAGAAAAAATGCGGGCACCTTGGAGGTAAGGTTTTATTACCGACACAGACAGCCGTCAAAAACCTAATTTCTGCTAGACTGGCTGCCGATGTGATGGGGGTGCCGACTCTAGTAGTTGCTAGAACAGACGCAAATGCAGCGGATTTAATTACTAGCGATGTGGATCCATATGATGCACCTTTCATTACGGGAGATCGGACACCTGAAGGATTTTTCCGAACTAAAGCAGGACTTGACCAAGCTATTGCCAGAGGATTAGCGTATGCTCCGTACGCGGACCTTGTCTGGTGCGAAACAGCAGAGCCTAATCTGGATGAGGCAAGGCACTTTGCTGAAGCCATCCATGAAAAGTTTCCTGGCAAACTGCTTGCTTATAACTGTTCCCCGTCATTCAACTGGAGGAGCAAGCTTGATGATGAAACGATTGCGAAGTTTCAGGTTGAGCTTGGAAAAATGGGCTATAAGTTCCAATTTGTTACCCTTGCTGGCTTCCACGCCTTAAACCACAGCATGTTTGAATTGGCTCGTGGCTACAGGGATCGCGGCATGGCTGCTTACTCGGAATTACAGGAGGCTGAATTTGCAAGCGAGGTGCATGGCTATACAGCTACAAGACATCAAAGGGAGGTGGGGACCGGATATTTCGATCAAGTTTCAATGACGATTACAGGTGGAACCTCTTCCACAACCGCCTTAAAGGGTTCAACGGAAGAGGAGCAGTTTACATCTGCAAAACAGGAAGTATAATGCATGAATTGTATTTCTGTAGTATGTTAGCCAATTGACTTTCTTTTATCGATTATCATTCTATCGTGATTTTTGACCAAATTTTTCTCCCGATTTTTCCTCTCTTCTTTGTGAAGGGAGGATTTTTTTGTCGCAGGATTTTTCAAAGGCAGCACCACTTGGTACAATAATACATACATATTAATAGCCCTTCTTTTAGAATCGCTTTAGAAAAAACTTGTTTTGGAGGCTGTTGAAAAAAACAACAGGAGGTTTTACTTTGTCTAATAATATCGATGATTATATCCTACAGGGAATCCATGGCCAGAAAGAGACAAATCCTGATGAACGAAGGAAATTCCTTGGCACATTGCGAGAGCGCATCGTTATTGCCCTTAAGCAATCACAAATAAGAGAAAATGGCATCTATCCTCAAGTTGAAGATGCACTAAAGAAGAATAAAGGAGCCCATCTTTACTTAAATGGAAATATGAGCTATGAAGAATTATCGAAATACACAAAAATAGCATCAAAATACAATGTCGCTTATACGATGGTTACGAATAAAGATTATAATTCAGAAATTGGCTTAGCACTTGCATATGACTATGCGATTGATAAAGAGGAGATCTATGTCAAAATGGCGGTGCCGATCAAAAAAGCAGCCAAAAAGAAAAAAGGACTTTTTTCGTTATTTTCAAAGCGATAATTCAAAATTGTATTCCCACGCACCAAGTCCGTCATTGTTCCAATGATGGGCTTTTCATGGTTAGTATACTCCTCAATTATTGTCACAATTGTGAGTCGTGAACCCTTTATAGTGAGTGTTTTCCCAAATGATCAACACAAACGCGCGTCATGAACCTTTAATAATGATTGTTTTCCTCAATGGTCATTCCAAACGCGAGCATGAATCCTTAATAGTGAGTGTTTTCCTCAATTACTTTTACAAATACTAGCCATTATCTTTTCATAATGATTTATTAAACATTTTTCCAATAACCGTCCGATTTGGACAATGTTTGGTCCTGTACTGCGTTTTGTCGAAATTCATGATAAAATCGCAGAGATATTAGTCGAATATATCGGTTAAAATATTGCTTTAACGTGTAAAAGTTTGATATTATCTATATTATTGTGTCTATGGAATGAACACTTTTGGAGGTGTCGATAAATGTCTAGAATTTCAACTGAACAAGTAAAGCATGTTGCAAACTTAGCGAGACTGGCAATAACAGAGGAAGAAGCGGAGATGTTCACAAAACAGCTGGATTCGATGATTTCATTCGCCGAGCAGCTGAATGAATTGGATACGGATCATGTGGAACCGACTTCCCATGTACTAGATATGAAAAATGTCATGAGAGAGGATGTACCACAGGAAGGGCTACCTCAGTCAGAGGTTCTGAAAAATGCACCAGATCATCAGGACGGGCAAGTAAAAGTACCGTCCATAATCGAGTAAGGAGGGATACACGTTGAGTTTATTTGATCATAAAGTGTCAGAGTTGCATCAGCTTCTGCAAAAGAAAGAATTATCAGTTACTGACCTAGTAGACGAATCGTATAAGCGTATAAGCGAAGTCGATGATAAGGTACAAGCTTTTTTAACTTTAGATGAAGAAAATGCACGTGAAAAAGCGAGTAAACTGGATGAAAAATTAGGTACGGATGAGTCGAAGGGGCTTTTATTCGGAATGCCGATTGGTGTGAAGGATAACATCGTCACAAAAGGTTTGCGCACAACATGCGCAAGTAAGATATTAGAAAACTTCGACCCGATTTATGATGCGTCAGTCATCAATAAATTACATACTGCGGAAACCATTACGATCGGAAAATTAAATATGGACGAATTTGCGATGGGATCCACTACTGAGCATTCTGCTTTCAAGAAGACTCGAAATCCATGGAATTTAGAGGTCGTGCCTGGCGGATCTTCAGGTGGTTCTGCTGCGGCTGTTGCTTCTGGAGAAGTGTTGTTTTCTTTAGGAACAGATACTGGCGGCTCAATTAGACAGCCGGCTGCTTTTTGTGGTGTTGTTGGGATGAAGCCAACATATGGACGTGTGTCTCGCTACGGTATTGTTGCATTTGCTTCATCGTTTGACCAAGTGGGTCCAATTACGCGAACGGTTGAAGACAACGCCTATTTATTGCAGGCGATTTCAGGCCTGGATCCGATGGATTCTACGTCTGCTAATATCGAAGTTCCGAACTTTGTAGAATCATTAACTGGAGACATTAAAGGGTTGAAAATTGCCGTACCGAAAGAATACTTAGGTGAAGGTGTTGGAGAAACGGCACGCCAATCTGTTTTAGATTCTTTAAAAGTCCTTGAAAAGCTTGGTGCAACATGGGAAGAAGTTTCCCTTCCGCATTCTAAATATGCATTGGCATCTTATTATCTGTTATCTTCTTCTGAGGCTTCAGCGAACCTTGCTAGATTTGACGGAGTTCGATATGGATACAGGACAGAGAATCCTGAAAACCTGCTTGATCTATATAAAAAGACACGTGCAGAAGGATTCGGTGATGAGGTTAAACTCCGTATTATGCTTGGAACATTTGCCTTAAGCTCTGGTTACTATGATGCTTACTATAAAAAAGCTCAAAAAGTACGCACACTGATCAAGAAAGATTTTGATGATGTGTTAAATAAATTTGATGTCATCATTGGCCCGACATCACCAAAGCCAGCTTTCAAAATTGGCGAGAAAATGGATGATCCGCTAACTATGTATGCCAATGATATTTTAACAATCCCAGTAAACCTTGCGGGTGTACCAGGAATTTCAATTCCATGCGGATTTGATAATGGCCTGCCGCTAGGGCTGCAAATCATTGGCAAGCATTTTGATGAGAGCACTGTTTATCGTGTGGCACATGCGTTTGAACAGGCGACAGATTATCATAAACAAAAACCGGCACTGTAAGGGGGGAAAACAATGAAATTTGAAACGGTAATTGGACTTGAAGTACACGTTGAATTAAAAACAGATTCAAAAATTTTCTCAGCAAGCCCGAACCACTTCGGTGCTGAGCCGAATACGAATACAACGGTTGTTGATCTTGGTTATCCAGGAGTTCTGCCTGTCCTGAATAAAAAAGTAGTTGAATTTGGGATGAAAGCTGCGATGGCTCTTAACTGCGAAATTGCTCCAGTTACGACATTTGATCGGAAAAACTATTTCTATCCCGATAACCCAAAAGCCTACCAAATCTCTCAGCTTGATAAGCCAATTGGAGAGCATGGCTGGATTGACATTGAAGTGGATGGCTATAAGAAAAGAATCGGTATTACTCGAATCCATTTAGAAGAGGATGCTGGAAAGCTAACTCATGGAAATGGCTATTCATTATGTGACTTTAACCGTGCAGGCACGCCGCTTATCGAGATTGTTTCTGAGCCGGATATTCGGACAGCGAACGAAGCTTATGCTTACCTTGAAAAATTAAAGTCGATCATTCAATATACGGGTGTTTCTGATTGTAAAATGGAGGAAGGTTCTCTTCGTTGTGACGCGAATATCTCGATTCGCCCTGTTGGTCAGGAAGAATTCGGAACGAAAACAGAGCTAAAGAACTTGAACTCCTTTAACTTCATTCGTAAAGGGATTGAATACGAGGTAAGCCGTCAAGAGGAAGTAGTCCTTTCAGGAGGCGTGATTAATCAAGAAACGCGCAGATATGATGAAGCGACAAATACGACAATTCTTATGCGTGTGAAAGAGGGAGCAGACGATTATCGTTATTTCCCTGATCCGGATTTAATTGATGTTCATATTGATGATGAATGGAAAGAGCGGATCCGCGCTGAAATTCCTGAGCTT from Bacillus sp. DTU_2020_1000418_1_SI_GHA_SEK_038 includes these protein-coding regions:
- the aceA gene encoding isocitrate lyase; this translates as MTESRVKQLQESWEMDAGWKGIERPYSAEEVIQLRGSIDIEYTLARRGAEKLWKLVNEEDFVHALGALTGNQAVQQVKAGLKAIYLSGWQVAADANLSGHMYPDQSLYPANSVPSVVKRINQALQRADQIHHMEGDSSIDWFAPIVADAEAGFGGQLNVFELMKGMIEAGAAGVHFEDQLSSEKKCGHLGGKVLLPTQTAVKNLISARLAADVMGVPTLVVARTDANAADLITSDVDPYDAPFITGDRTPEGFFRTKAGLDQAIARGLAYAPYADLVWCETAEPNLDEARHFAEAIHEKFPGKLLAYNCSPSFNWRSKLDDETIAKFQVELGKMGYKFQFVTLAGFHALNHSMFELARGYRDRGMAAYSELQEAEFASEVHGYTATRHQREVGTGYFDQVSMTITGGTSSTTALKGSTEEEQFTSAKQEV
- a CDS encoding YueI family protein, with amino-acid sequence MSNNIDDYILQGIHGQKETNPDERRKFLGTLRERIVIALKQSQIRENGIYPQVEDALKKNKGAHLYLNGNMSYEELSKYTKIASKYNVAYTMVTNKDYNSEIGLALAYDYAIDKEEIYVKMAVPIKKAAKKKKGLFSLFSKR
- the gatC gene encoding Asp-tRNA(Asn)/Glu-tRNA(Gln) amidotransferase subunit GatC — its product is MSRISTEQVKHVANLARLAITEEEAEMFTKQLDSMISFAEQLNELDTDHVEPTSHVLDMKNVMREDVPQEGLPQSEVLKNAPDHQDGQVKVPSIIE
- the gatA gene encoding Asp-tRNA(Asn)/Glu-tRNA(Gln) amidotransferase subunit GatA, coding for MSLFDHKVSELHQLLQKKELSVTDLVDESYKRISEVDDKVQAFLTLDEENAREKASKLDEKLGTDESKGLLFGMPIGVKDNIVTKGLRTTCASKILENFDPIYDASVINKLHTAETITIGKLNMDEFAMGSTTEHSAFKKTRNPWNLEVVPGGSSGGSAAAVASGEVLFSLGTDTGGSIRQPAAFCGVVGMKPTYGRVSRYGIVAFASSFDQVGPITRTVEDNAYLLQAISGLDPMDSTSANIEVPNFVESLTGDIKGLKIAVPKEYLGEGVGETARQSVLDSLKVLEKLGATWEEVSLPHSKYALASYYLLSSSEASANLARFDGVRYGYRTENPENLLDLYKKTRAEGFGDEVKLRIMLGTFALSSGYYDAYYKKAQKVRTLIKKDFDDVLNKFDVIIGPTSPKPAFKIGEKMDDPLTMYANDILTIPVNLAGVPGISIPCGFDNGLPLGLQIIGKHFDESTVYRVAHAFEQATDYHKQKPAL
- the gatB gene encoding Asp-tRNA(Asn)/Glu-tRNA(Gln) amidotransferase subunit GatB, giving the protein MKFETVIGLEVHVELKTDSKIFSASPNHFGAEPNTNTTVVDLGYPGVLPVLNKKVVEFGMKAAMALNCEIAPVTTFDRKNYFYPDNPKAYQISQLDKPIGEHGWIDIEVDGYKKRIGITRIHLEEDAGKLTHGNGYSLCDFNRAGTPLIEIVSEPDIRTANEAYAYLEKLKSIIQYTGVSDCKMEEGSLRCDANISIRPVGQEEFGTKTELKNLNSFNFIRKGIEYEVSRQEEVVLSGGVINQETRRYDEATNTTILMRVKEGADDYRYFPDPDLIDVHIDDEWKERIRAEIPELPDQRQKRYIEELGLPVYDAAVLTVVKESADFFEATVNAGADPKQASNWIMGDVSAYLKAEQKELDDTALTPDGLAGMIKLIENGTISSKIAKTVFKELIENGGDAEQIVKAKGLVQISDEGALLKIISEVLDNNPKIIDDYKNGKEKALGFFVGQIMKATKGQANPPLVNKLLLEELKKR